Proteins encoded in a region of the Stieleria neptunia genome:
- a CDS encoding type II secretion system protein GspD, with the protein MEAPRWPWTSAIALVLCLCLVGGASGQTDLSVQKDVSAEIQQKLSKRFSLDLRDATLLEALFAVRDVSGLNIVVGNEVTGTVNASFADTAVYDILDSLLITRGYGYRVVGGSLAIVPLASLGDQLPLFETKVIGLVHCTPTDVLSSIESMLSPEGRAHGVESSNSIVVIDYPERIDTVRRHLESLESAAQRYRQEQRSASVQQRSIGGEPASPDSDIVRVIQTQYVSSDILAAAIKPLLSEGGQAAAVVMENKVVVADKASNVQRIALALAELDQPRPQVRIWALIYDCSTDDLERLGVNWSGGLNSASIATATGSAAQSIAVRSITAPLDSGTNGVVTLTSLNRYMNMDSIIQALDTADDSRLLADPNVVVMNHEKAEIQIVTEVPYQQLTQGLEGGTIGTTEFREAGVTLNVVPHIAEDDTIALVVNPRFSLLTGFSEPDNAPIIDRRETTTTVRVANNQTIVLGGLRQRTRISERSAIPGLGRIPYLGKLFRHRSASTRESELLVFITPQIILDQSIGTAREHCVNQILEGQINQTPTDPVPFGIDPLRAELDARAKQIDHFKRLEQAHARQPHVHQPQSSTNACECFEIPWDQAFDNQAEPIDIGLSDPVGP; encoded by the coding sequence ATGGAGGCACCGCGATGGCCATGGACGTCGGCGATCGCGTTGGTGCTCTGTCTGTGCCTGGTGGGTGGGGCTTCCGGACAGACCGATCTGTCGGTGCAGAAGGACGTTTCGGCGGAGATTCAGCAAAAGCTGTCCAAGCGTTTCAGCTTGGACCTCCGCGACGCCACGTTGTTGGAAGCCCTGTTTGCGGTTCGCGATGTCAGTGGGTTGAACATTGTCGTTGGCAATGAAGTCACCGGAACGGTCAATGCGTCGTTCGCCGACACGGCCGTCTATGACATTTTGGATTCACTGCTGATCACGCGTGGGTATGGATACCGGGTCGTGGGCGGCAGTCTGGCGATCGTTCCGCTGGCGAGCCTGGGCGATCAATTGCCGCTGTTCGAAACCAAGGTCATCGGCTTGGTGCACTGCACTCCCACTGACGTCTTGTCCTCGATCGAATCCATGCTTTCCCCTGAGGGCCGAGCCCATGGTGTCGAATCCAGCAACTCGATCGTCGTGATCGATTATCCCGAACGCATCGACACCGTGCGACGACACCTGGAATCCTTGGAATCTGCGGCGCAGAGGTATCGCCAAGAGCAACGCTCGGCGAGTGTTCAGCAGCGGTCGATCGGTGGCGAACCGGCTTCTCCAGACAGCGACATCGTGCGTGTCATTCAAACCCAATACGTCTCGTCGGACATTTTGGCCGCAGCGATCAAACCGCTGTTGAGTGAGGGCGGACAAGCCGCGGCCGTTGTGATGGAGAACAAAGTCGTGGTCGCCGACAAAGCCTCCAACGTCCAACGCATCGCATTGGCGCTGGCCGAGTTGGATCAGCCGCGGCCCCAGGTCAGGATTTGGGCACTGATTTATGACTGCAGCACCGATGACCTGGAACGCCTGGGGGTCAACTGGAGCGGCGGCCTGAACAGCGCTTCGATCGCTACCGCCACCGGCTCGGCGGCACAATCGATCGCCGTCAGGAGCATTACGGCACCGCTCGATAGCGGCACCAACGGCGTGGTCACCCTGACCAGTCTCAATCGATACATGAATATGGATTCAATCATCCAGGCGCTCGATACCGCCGATGATTCTCGATTGCTGGCGGATCCGAACGTCGTCGTGATGAATCATGAAAAGGCGGAAATTCAGATTGTCACCGAAGTACCCTACCAACAATTGACCCAGGGCCTGGAGGGAGGCACGATCGGCACGACCGAATTTCGCGAGGCCGGTGTGACGTTGAACGTGGTGCCGCACATTGCCGAAGATGACACGATCGCATTGGTCGTCAATCCACGTTTCAGTCTGCTGACCGGATTCAGCGAACCGGACAACGCGCCGATCATCGACCGACGAGAGACGACGACCACCGTTCGAGTGGCCAACAACCAAACGATCGTTTTGGGTGGTCTGCGGCAACGCACCCGAATTTCCGAACGCAGCGCCATCCCGGGCTTGGGCAGGATCCCCTATCTCGGCAAACTGTTCCGGCATCGCTCGGCCTCCACCCGCGAAAGTGAATTGCTGGTCTTCATCACCCCGCAAATCATCCTCGACCAAAGCATCGGAACGGCTCGCGAGCACTGCGTCAACCAAATCCTCGAAGGTCAAATCAATCAAACGCCGACCGACCCGGTTCCCTTTGGGATCGACCCCTTGCGAGCCGAATTGGACGCCCGCGCGAAACAGATCGACCATTTCAAACGCCTGGAACAAGCCCACGCGCGGCAGCCACACGTGCATCAGCCACAGAGTTCGACCAACGCCTGCGAATGCTTCGAAATCCCCTGGGACCAGGCCTTCGACAACCAGGCCGAACCGATCGACATCGGATTGTCGGATCCGGTCGGTCCGTGA
- a CDS encoding Na/Pi cotransporter family protein produces the protein MLLAEVTSDSLQIGPLLMGLLGGLALFLYGLEQMSESLKLIAGDGLKKLLATLTTNRFTAALAGSIVTAIVQSSSVTTVLVVGFISAGLMSLTQSMGIIMGANIGTTITAQLIAFKITHYSLLLVAIGFFTLFGTKNETVRHYGHLIMGFGLIFFGMQLMNDGTAPLRSYAPFVDMMHQMDDPLWAILLAAVFTALVQSSSATTGLVITLAGQGFISLEAGIALIFGANIGTCVTAGLASIGKPREAVRAALAHVLFNVAGVVIWFAFIPQLSQIVTWISPASPELSGLARVAAETPRQIANAHTVFNVANTVLLIGLTTPLAWLVTRLVPESLVSKVEPDHPKYLDPILLQTPSLAMDLVRMELGRLGAAALHMMRGALETVIHGSRQEIDALEELDDHVDALHGAIVTYLGRLSQEQLTDRQSDQLHDYLAVANYLESIGDMIESNLIQAGRERIVNHLTISEETEAILTALNTEVIRATERAIRSIVSGDVEIAREVSAMKATINALSGKAERHLSSRLAAKAPNRLAMYRLESEIMEYVKRMYYFAKRIAKVTMADQAEVAVPEQPEAVECGEAATRDRDREA, from the coding sequence GTGTTGCTGGCTGAAGTCACATCCGACTCGTTGCAGATCGGGCCCCTTTTGATGGGGTTGCTGGGCGGATTGGCGTTGTTCCTGTACGGGCTGGAGCAGATGTCCGAGTCGCTGAAGTTGATCGCCGGCGACGGCTTGAAGAAACTTTTGGCGACGCTGACGACGAATCGTTTCACCGCGGCGTTGGCCGGTTCGATTGTGACGGCCATCGTGCAATCGTCTTCGGTGACGACGGTGCTGGTCGTCGGCTTCATCTCGGCCGGACTGATGAGCTTGACGCAATCGATGGGCATCATCATGGGAGCCAACATCGGCACCACGATCACGGCCCAGTTGATCGCGTTCAAGATCACCCATTACTCGCTGCTGTTGGTCGCGATCGGATTTTTCACGCTGTTCGGAACGAAGAACGAAACCGTCCGTCACTACGGCCATCTAATTATGGGGTTCGGGCTGATCTTCTTCGGCATGCAACTGATGAACGACGGCACGGCGCCACTGCGTTCGTACGCACCGTTTGTCGACATGATGCACCAGATGGACGATCCGCTGTGGGCGATCCTGCTGGCCGCGGTCTTCACGGCACTGGTGCAAAGTTCGTCGGCGACGACTGGATTGGTGATCACGCTGGCCGGCCAAGGTTTTATTTCCCTGGAAGCCGGCATTGCGCTGATTTTCGGGGCCAACATCGGCACCTGCGTCACGGCGGGACTGGCCTCGATCGGAAAACCGCGCGAAGCGGTGCGGGCCGCCCTCGCCCATGTGCTCTTTAACGTCGCCGGCGTCGTGATCTGGTTCGCGTTCATCCCCCAGCTTTCCCAGATCGTCACGTGGATCTCACCGGCAAGCCCGGAACTGAGCGGTCTGGCACGCGTCGCCGCCGAGACGCCGCGTCAGATCGCGAACGCGCACACGGTGTTCAATGTCGCCAACACGGTCCTGTTGATCGGGTTGACGACTCCGCTGGCGTGGCTCGTCACGCGTCTGGTGCCCGAGAGCCTGGTCTCCAAAGTCGAGCCGGATCACCCCAAATACCTGGACCCGATTCTGTTGCAAACACCTTCCCTGGCGATGGACCTTGTTCGCATGGAACTGGGCCGATTGGGTGCCGCGGCGTTGCACATGATGCGAGGCGCGTTGGAGACCGTCATCCATGGGTCACGCCAAGAAATCGATGCACTTGAGGAACTCGACGATCACGTCGATGCGCTGCACGGAGCCATCGTGACTTATTTGGGGCGGCTCTCACAGGAGCAATTGACGGACCGCCAGTCAGATCAGTTGCACGACTACTTGGCCGTGGCGAATTACCTGGAAAGCATCGGCGACATGATCGAATCAAACCTGATCCAGGCGGGGCGCGAGCGAATCGTGAACCATTTGACCATCAGCGAAGAAACCGAAGCGATCCTGACGGCTTTGAACACCGAGGTGATTCGGGCAACCGAGCGGGCGATCCGATCGATCGTCTCGGGGGATGTCGAGATCGCGCGCGAGGTCTCCGCCATGAAAGCGACGATCAACGCCCTCTCCGGAAAGGCCGAACGCCACCTTTCGTCCCGTCTCGCCGCGAAGGCCCCGAATCGACTGGCCATGTATCGGCTCGAATCGGAAATCATGGAATACGTCAAACGGATGTATTACTTTGCCAAACGCATCGCCAAAGTCACCATGGCCGACCAGGCGGAAGTCGCTGTCCCGGAGCAACCGGAGGCGGTGGAATGCGGCGAAGCGGCAACACGTGATCGCGACCGCGAGGCCTGA
- a CDS encoding Na/Pi cotransporter family protein — MRRCRGWGSVGLALLVSTILFGPFAGTVVAAPQTDTPAVTAPLNVSDDSSTGTPGDSNGLTIKLIPDQKAFLGSPATLIDLSKVFTETEIGDEPFQIEVLRSKKDVAEAVVDGHQLRLNWQRKTAKKREVLLRATSASGKTVDTKFYVELWEPDYWKLILTVLGGLGLFLLGMKNLSEGMQAIAGNGLRRMISIVTDNRLMATGVGVLVTMLVQSSSITTVMVVGFVNSGFMTLTQAVGVIMGANIGTTITGWILVLKIGKYGLPLAGAAAFVYLFSKRDRLRYGALALMGLGLVFLGLELMKDGFAIVKELPEFEAWFKAFDAGTYLGVLKCAMVGCVLTFIVQSSSATLGITIGLAQIGVIDFETAAALVLGENIGTTITAWLASFGSNTNAKRAAYFHIVFNILGVAWITAVFHLYLMLVRYVVAGDVNADMTLGVISSAEITAAIAMAHTGFNVTNTIVFLPLAGHIASGLKRVIPDRRRLSDEEEHLTNLDVRMLESPVVAVEQSRVEVLRMVNACKQMMAWLEELHETDGPGKELRKKILDMEEELDVMQGEIVTFMSNLLVGNVPHDVVAESRRQLRLVDEYESISDCIATVVKAHRHLERHDLRLPNAQQQELLELHTMVSDYLGLVSHYYEQLSHAGGAVEALPHGESITKHAKSLYKGVISKPPEEQLEVRSLVSYNRMVAAYRRVRDHLVNIAEALAGEK; from the coding sequence GTGCGTCGTTGCCGTGGTTGGGGGAGCGTTGGCCTGGCGTTGCTGGTTTCCACCATCCTCTTCGGCCCATTCGCCGGCACGGTTGTCGCCGCTCCACAGACCGACACCCCAGCGGTCACCGCACCACTGAACGTCTCGGATGACTCGTCAACCGGAACTCCAGGCGATTCAAATGGATTGACGATCAAACTGATTCCGGACCAGAAAGCATTTCTCGGATCGCCGGCGACGCTGATCGATTTATCAAAGGTTTTTACGGAAACCGAGATCGGCGATGAACCGTTCCAGATCGAAGTGCTGCGGAGCAAGAAAGATGTCGCAGAGGCTGTCGTCGATGGACACCAGCTACGATTGAACTGGCAGCGAAAAACGGCCAAGAAACGCGAGGTCTTGTTGCGGGCCACGAGTGCCTCGGGGAAAACCGTCGACACCAAGTTCTACGTCGAGCTGTGGGAACCCGATTATTGGAAGCTGATTCTCACGGTGCTCGGTGGGCTGGGGCTGTTTCTGTTGGGGATGAAGAACCTTTCCGAGGGGATGCAGGCCATCGCGGGCAACGGGCTGCGGCGGATGATCAGCATCGTCACGGACAATCGCCTGATGGCGACCGGTGTCGGGGTTTTGGTCACGATGCTGGTTCAATCCAGTTCGATCACGACGGTGATGGTGGTGGGGTTTGTCAACAGTGGCTTCATGACGCTGACCCAAGCGGTCGGAGTGATCATGGGGGCAAACATCGGGACCACGATCACGGGTTGGATCCTGGTTTTGAAAATCGGCAAATACGGACTTCCGTTGGCCGGCGCCGCGGCATTCGTTTACCTGTTTTCCAAGCGAGATCGGCTGCGATATGGTGCCTTGGCCTTGATGGGGCTGGGGCTCGTGTTCCTGGGACTGGAGTTGATGAAAGACGGTTTCGCGATCGTCAAAGAACTGCCCGAGTTCGAGGCCTGGTTCAAGGCCTTTGATGCCGGGACCTATCTGGGCGTTTTAAAGTGCGCCATGGTCGGCTGTGTCCTGACCTTCATCGTGCAATCGTCTTCGGCCACGCTGGGCATCACGATCGGCCTGGCACAGATCGGCGTGATCGATTTTGAAACGGCGGCGGCGCTCGTGCTGGGAGAAAACATCGGCACGACCATCACCGCCTGGTTGGCTTCGTTCGGATCCAACACCAATGCCAAACGGGCGGCCTATTTTCATATCGTTTTCAACATCTTGGGCGTCGCCTGGATCACCGCCGTGTTCCACCTGTACCTGATGCTGGTTCGCTATGTGGTCGCCGGGGATGTCAACGCGGACATGACGCTGGGCGTGATCTCGAGCGCTGAAATCACCGCCGCGATTGCGATGGCACACACCGGATTCAACGTGACCAACACGATCGTGTTTCTGCCGCTGGCTGGACACATCGCGTCGGGACTGAAACGGGTCATCCCCGATCGAAGGCGATTGTCGGACGAAGAGGAACACCTAACCAATCTCGACGTTCGCATGCTGGAATCCCCCGTCGTCGCCGTCGAGCAATCTCGTGTCGAAGTCCTTCGCATGGTCAACGCCTGCAAGCAGATGATGGCATGGCTAGAGGAACTGCATGAAACCGACGGCCCGGGCAAAGAATTGCGAAAAAAAATCCTGGACATGGAGGAGGAACTCGACGTCATGCAGGGCGAAATCGTCACCTTCATGTCGAACTTATTGGTCGGCAATGTTCCCCATGATGTGGTCGCCGAATCGCGTCGGCAACTGCGATTGGTCGACGAATACGAATCGATCAGCGACTGCATCGCAACGGTGGTCAAGGCGCATCGCCACCTCGAACGGCACGACTTGCGATTGCCCAACGCTCAGCAGCAAGAGCTGCTGGAATTGCACACGATGGTGTCCGACTACCTCGGTCTCGTCAGCCACTATTACGAGCAACTGAGCCATGCCGGAGGGGCCGTGGAAGCACTTCCGCACGGCGAGTCGATCACCAAACATGCCAAGTCGCTGTACAAGGGAGTGATTTCCAAACCGCCGGAAGAGCAGCTCGAAGTGCGTTCCCTGGTTTCGTACAACCGTATGGTGGCCGCCTACCGACGCGTCCGCGACCACCTGGTCAATATCGCCGAGGCGCTCGCGGGTGAAAAATAG
- a CDS encoding DUF5684 domain-containing protein, with amino-acid sequence MIHFPFNLPLAQEGGGGGGVVGLLILLIQLVIIVVIVAGLWKTFEKAGKPGWGAIIPIYNVVLLLEIAGRPIWWIVLMLIPLVNIIVAIVISIDIAKNFGKGAGFGIGLAFLGFIFYPILGFGDAQYQRVAAA; translated from the coding sequence ATGATCCACTTTCCATTCAATCTGCCGTTAGCTCAAGAAGGTGGCGGCGGCGGCGGTGTCGTCGGGCTGCTGATTTTGTTGATCCAGCTCGTGATCATCGTGGTGATCGTTGCGGGGCTTTGGAAGACGTTTGAGAAAGCCGGCAAGCCGGGTTGGGGGGCGATCATCCCGATTTACAACGTGGTCTTGCTGCTTGAAATCGCCGGCAGACCGATCTGGTGGATCGTGCTGATGCTGATCCCGTTGGTGAACATCATCGTCGCCATCGTGATCTCGATCGATATCGCGAAGAACTTCGGCAAGGGCGCCGGGTTTGGGATTGGGCTCGCCTTCCTCGGCTTTATTTTCTACCCGATCCTGGGATTTGGTGATGCCCAGTACCAGCGTGTCGCGGCAGCTTGA
- a CDS encoding Gfo/Idh/MocA family protein: MSQRPLNVGLIGGGGGAFIVQPHQRAIHFDGTRRVVAAALHPDPKVALEEAANWDYPITGYTNYDEMIEVESKKPIGERVDYVVVVTPNHVHFDPSIKCVRAGIPVFCEKPLTLNLDEAQQLVDAVKEAKIPFGVAHTYLGHWTSRFARFIVTSGLLGEVRWADSRYLQGWLAGRTEDAGVAQAEWRVDPKKSGISCCGGDIGTHALMQLRYITGLDVTKVQANLVTFVDGRLLDDHFTTYCELSNGGKALVRASQIAIGHKNDLGIEVNGTKGTLIWDQEFPEQLKILLPDQPDRTYFRGAVAANDGFLGDLPEELMAEPNIPAGHPEAFHDAYARLHRCFEQDVRAYNDGQPFSCDGSKYANVQDGLNGMNFIQAAVNSSANGSTWVDL; this comes from the coding sequence ATGAGTCAACGACCCCTCAATGTTGGTTTGATCGGCGGTGGCGGTGGTGCATTCATCGTCCAACCGCATCAACGCGCGATCCATTTTGACGGCACCCGGCGTGTGGTCGCCGCGGCACTGCATCCCGATCCCAAAGTGGCCTTGGAGGAAGCGGCCAACTGGGACTACCCGATCACGGGATACACCAACTACGACGAAATGATCGAGGTGGAATCCAAGAAACCGATCGGCGAACGCGTCGATTATGTGGTCGTCGTCACGCCCAACCATGTTCACTTCGACCCGTCGATCAAATGCGTTCGCGCTGGGATTCCCGTGTTTTGCGAGAAACCGCTCACGCTCAATCTCGACGAAGCTCAACAGCTGGTCGATGCGGTGAAAGAAGCCAAAATCCCGTTCGGTGTCGCGCACACCTATCTCGGCCACTGGACCAGCCGGTTCGCCCGATTCATCGTCACCAGCGGGTTGTTGGGCGAGGTCCGTTGGGCCGATTCACGTTACTTGCAAGGCTGGCTGGCCGGGCGAACCGAAGACGCCGGCGTCGCCCAGGCCGAGTGGCGGGTCGATCCGAAAAAATCCGGGATCAGCTGCTGCGGCGGCGACATCGGAACGCACGCGCTGATGCAACTGCGATACATCACCGGACTCGATGTCACCAAGGTCCAGGCCAACTTGGTCACCTTCGTCGATGGGCGTCTACTGGATGATCACTTCACGACCTATTGCGAACTGTCCAACGGCGGCAAGGCGCTCGTGCGTGCGTCCCAGATCGCCATCGGTCACAAGAATGATCTGGGCATCGAAGTCAACGGCACCAAGGGCACGTTGATCTGGGACCAGGAGTTCCCCGAACAGCTGAAAATCTTGTTGCCCGATCAGCCCGACAGGACGTATTTCCGCGGTGCGGTTGCCGCCAACGACGGATTCCTCGGCGATTTGCCAGAGGAACTGATGGCCGAGCCCAATATCCCGGCCGGTCACCCGGAAGCCTTCCACGATGCCTATGCACGCCTGCATCGTTGCTTCGAACAAGATGTGCGAGCCTACAACGACGGCCAGCCCTTCAGTTGTGACGGCAGCAAGTACGCCAACGTGCAAGACGGACTCAACGGAATGAACTTCATCCAGGCCGCGGTCAACAGCTCCGCCAACGGTTCGACCTGGGTCGATCTCTAG
- the pta gene encoding phosphate acetyltransferase: MAKNLYIAAGEPDSGKSLVVLGIMEVLSRRVERLGFFRPIIRSHGKRDNDTELLLNRYSLDQNYEDSFAFTSDDAQAIATEKGLSVLLRIIMERYKAIESRSDFVLCEGTDFEGVTSAFEFDLSAQIATHLGTPVVNVLSGRNKSPESVRSAVHSTRIAMVDEGCTVTANFVNRVAADDIEAMRSEVQKSWPYDDPVFFVADEPTLEAPTVGAVAEALGAVPIRDGEMDLNREILTISVAAMQLPNFLERVQESKLVITPGDRSDILLGCLATVASDNYPKISGIVLTGGMRPPDSVTRLIEGIRRPLIPTFAVETDTYETVRNVMAVDGAITPDNERKIQAALGVFESSIDPKAFVERIDVARSTVVTPAMFEYELIEQAKRRRQRIVLPEGEDERILRATEVLRRRDVVEIILLGDPLKIRMLADELGIDLADVQIINPSDNPYLEAFAQRFFQLRQHKGITEDQAHDTVQDVSYFGTLMVYEGIADGMVSGAAHTTAHTIRPALQLIRTKPGCSIVSSVFLMCLKDRVLVYGDCAINPRPNPAQLADIAISSAGTAKAFGIEPIIAMLSYSTGQSGSGEEVERVKQATALVRQARPDLLIEGPIQYDAAIDPGVAKTKLPDSQIAGRATVFIFPDLNTGNNTYKAVQRSADSVAIGPVMQGLKKPVNDLSRGCTVTDIVNTVAITAIQAQRNGAES, from the coding sequence ATGGCCAAAAACCTCTACATTGCTGCCGGCGAACCCGACAGCGGCAAATCGCTCGTGGTGCTGGGCATCATGGAAGTCTTGTCGCGACGCGTCGAGCGTCTGGGTTTCTTTCGCCCGATCATTCGCAGTCACGGAAAACGCGACAACGATACCGAACTGCTGCTCAATCGGTACTCGCTGGATCAAAACTACGAAGACAGTTTTGCGTTTACCTCGGACGACGCGCAAGCGATCGCGACCGAGAAAGGGCTGTCGGTGCTGCTACGAATCATCATGGAACGGTACAAGGCGATCGAATCGCGGTCCGACTTCGTGCTCTGTGAGGGCACCGATTTCGAAGGCGTCACATCGGCGTTTGAATTCGATCTGAGCGCGCAGATCGCCACCCATCTCGGGACCCCCGTTGTGAACGTTCTGTCGGGACGAAACAAGTCACCCGAAAGCGTCCGCAGCGCCGTGCATTCGACGCGAATTGCGATGGTCGACGAAGGCTGCACGGTCACGGCGAATTTCGTCAATCGCGTCGCGGCCGACGACATCGAAGCGATGCGGAGCGAGGTGCAAAAGAGTTGGCCCTATGACGATCCGGTCTTTTTTGTCGCCGACGAACCGACCTTGGAAGCTCCCACGGTCGGCGCGGTGGCCGAGGCGCTCGGGGCGGTCCCGATTCGTGACGGCGAGATGGATCTGAATCGAGAGATCCTGACCATCTCGGTTGCGGCCATGCAGTTGCCCAATTTTCTCGAGCGCGTCCAGGAAAGCAAACTGGTGATCACTCCCGGTGATCGCAGTGACATTTTACTGGGATGTCTGGCCACGGTCGCGTCGGACAACTACCCCAAAATCTCCGGGATTGTGCTGACCGGTGGCATGCGTCCTCCCGATAGCGTGACCCGATTGATCGAGGGCATTCGCCGCCCGTTGATTCCGACCTTTGCCGTCGAGACCGATACCTACGAAACGGTCCGAAACGTGATGGCCGTCGATGGAGCCATCACGCCCGACAACGAACGCAAAATTCAAGCCGCCTTGGGTGTCTTCGAGTCGTCGATCGATCCCAAAGCCTTCGTCGAGCGGATCGACGTCGCACGCTCGACCGTCGTCACGCCGGCGATGTTCGAATACGAATTGATCGAACAAGCCAAACGCCGCCGCCAACGGATCGTGTTGCCCGAGGGAGAAGACGAACGCATTCTGCGGGCCACCGAGGTCTTGCGGCGGCGTGACGTCGTGGAGATCATCTTGCTGGGCGATCCGCTCAAAATCCGGATGCTGGCGGACGAACTGGGCATCGACCTGGCGGACGTCCAGATTATCAATCCGAGTGACAATCCCTACCTGGAAGCGTTCGCACAGCGATTCTTCCAACTGCGTCAACACAAGGGCATCACCGAGGACCAGGCCCACGATACGGTCCAGGATGTCAGCTATTTCGGCACGCTGATGGTCTACGAGGGCATCGCCGACGGGATGGTTTCCGGTGCGGCCCACACGACCGCCCACACCATTCGGCCGGCGCTGCAACTGATCCGAACCAAACCGGGGTGCTCGATCGTCTCCAGCGTGTTTCTGATGTGCTTGAAAGACCGCGTCCTCGTCTATGGCGACTGCGCGATCAACCCGAGGCCGAATCCCGCCCAACTGGCGGACATCGCGATCAGCTCCGCCGGCACGGCAAAGGCGTTCGGCATTGAACCGATCATCGCCATGCTGTCCTATTCCACGGGCCAATCGGGCAGCGGCGAAGAGGTCGAACGGGTCAAGCAGGCGACCGCGCTGGTTCGCCAGGCCCGACCGGATTTGTTGATCGAAGGCCCCATTCAGTACGACGCGGCGATCGATCCGGGGGTTGCCAAAACGAAACTCCCCGATAGCCAAATCGCCGGCCGCGCAACGGTCTTCATCTTTCCCGATCTGAACACCGGCAACAACACCTACAAAGCCGTGCAGCGGTCCGCCGACTCCGTGGCGATCGGTCCGGTGATGCAAGGGCTGAAAAAACCTGTCAATGACCTGAGCCGCGGCTGCACCGTCACCGACATCGTCAACACCGTCGCGATCACCGCGATCCAGGCACAGCGCAACGGAGCGGAATCGTGA
- a CDS encoding acetate/propionate family kinase, whose product MKQILVLNSGSSSIKYELFDMDAGRALESGLVERIGEGESCLKQTLPASTPKSPSQSRSIDVAVPDHRQGMDLIRRALSENASFAGGEHLVGIGHRAVHGGETFSGPTLIDDHVLQAIQALVPLAPLHHPANLIGMEVARSAFPDVPQVAVFDTAYHQTLPPYAYRYAVPQDWYQRYGLRRYGFHGTSHAYVAKQVARHLGRPLTDVNTVVFHLGNGASVTAIRGGISVDTSMGLTPLEGLVMGTRCGDLDPAILIQMGKQSGISLDQMDGVLNKQSGLKGLCGANDMREVLAREAAGDQAAALAVEMFVYRIKKYMGAYHAVLGRLDAVAFTAGIGEHSAEIRARSCSNLGSFGIAIDPALNAAVEPPIGEIQTADSRVKVLVVSTDEEFEIAEQTLACVQPAGR is encoded by the coding sequence GTGAAGCAAATCCTAGTCCTCAATTCCGGCAGCTCGTCGATCAAGTACGAGCTGTTTGACATGGATGCCGGTCGCGCGCTCGAGTCCGGATTGGTCGAACGGATCGGCGAAGGCGAGAGCTGCCTGAAGCAGACGCTGCCGGCGTCGACGCCAAAGTCCCCGTCCCAGTCTCGCTCGATCGACGTTGCGGTTCCCGATCACCGCCAGGGCATGGACCTGATTCGGCGTGCGCTGTCGGAAAATGCAAGCTTTGCCGGCGGCGAACATCTGGTCGGCATCGGTCATCGAGCCGTGCACGGAGGAGAAACGTTTTCCGGTCCGACGTTGATCGACGATCACGTCCTCCAGGCGATCCAAGCATTGGTGCCACTCGCGCCGCTGCATCATCCCGCCAACCTGATCGGCATGGAGGTCGCCCGATCGGCGTTTCCTGATGTCCCCCAAGTCGCCGTGTTTGACACCGCCTACCACCAAACGCTGCCGCCTTATGCGTACCGCTATGCCGTCCCGCAGGACTGGTACCAGCGGTATGGCCTACGCCGCTATGGCTTTCACGGCACCTCCCACGCGTATGTTGCCAAGCAGGTGGCCCGGCATCTCGGGCGCCCCTTGACCGATGTGAACACGGTCGTGTTCCATCTCGGCAACGGGGCCAGCGTGACGGCGATTCGGGGCGGAATCAGCGTGGACACCTCGATGGGCCTGACCCCGCTAGAAGGCCTGGTGATGGGAACACGATGCGGCGATCTTGACCCCGCCATTCTGATTCAGATGGGAAAACAATCCGGGATCAGTTTGGATCAGATGGACGGGGTGCTGAACAAGCAGAGCGGACTCAAGGGACTGTGCGGGGCCAACGACATGCGAGAAGTACTGGCGAGGGAAGCCGCCGGCGATCAGGCTGCGGCGTTGGCGGTGGAGATGTTCGTCTATCGAATCAAAAAGTACATGGGGGCGTACCACGCGGTGCTGGGACGCTTGGATGCCGTCGCCTTCACCGCCGGAATCGGCGAACACTCAGCCGAGATCCGGGCCCGCAGCTGCAGCAACCTGGGGTCATTCGGCATCGCCATCGACCCCGCGCTCAACGCCGCGGTCGAGCCTCCAATCGGCGAAATTCAAACCGCCGACAGCCGCGTCAAGGTCCTGGTCGTCAGCACCGACGAAGAATTCGAAATCGCCGAACAAACCCTCGCCTGCGTGCAGCCTGCCGGGCGATAG